CGCATGACGTGCACCACGAAGCCCTTGGCGTGAAGGGAGCGGAGCTCGTCTTCCGTCTCGGGGGAGAAGTGCACCCCGTCCAGGTAGCGGGCTCCGAGTGCCCGGCCGATGGGGCCGAACTCTTCCTTCAGCGACGCCTGTCCCTGATTCCCAGTCTGAGTCAGCACGGTGTCCAAGGTAGCCCCCCGGCTACATGTTGTCCGGCGTCGGAATGCCCAGCAGCGTCAACCCGGCCGCGAGCGTAACCCGCGTGGCGTCCGTCAGGGCGAGTCGCGCGGCACGCAGTGCGTCATTGTCCTCGACGATGATGCGCTTCTCGCGGTCCTGGTTGCCCAGCGTGTAGAAGCGGCTGAAGACCGCGGCCACGTCCAGCAGCAGGCGGGCGATGAGACTGGGCTCGTAGTCTTCGGCGGCGTTGCGGACCACCTCTGGCAGCCGCATGATTTCACGCAGCAGCGCCTGCTCCTCCGGCAGCGTCAGCAGGCTCGCGTCATAGCTGGCCGGCGCGCCGCCCCCCTTGCGCAGCACGTTGACGGTGCGGGCGTGCGCGTACTGGAGATAGGCGCCCGTGTGGCCGTCCAGGCTGACCACCTCGTCCCAGTTGAAGGTGTAGTCGCTGGCCCGATTGTGCTTGAGGTCGCCGAACACGACAGAGCCCAGGCCGATCTGCTCGGAGAGCTTGTCGGGGTCGTCGGTGTGGAGCCGGCCCTCCTCGATGTTCTTCTTCACGATGGCCGAGGCGCGCTCCTTCGCCTCGTCCAGTACGTCGGTGAGGTGGACCAGCCGGCCCAGGCGCGTGCTCATGCCGCCAATGCGGCCGAAGGCCACGTGCACGACCCGGTCGGCCCAGGGGTGGCCCATCTCCTTCAGGGTGCGGAACACCTGGCGGAAGTGGAGCGCCTGGTCCTGCGCCACGACGTAGAGCGACTTGTCGAAGTGGAAGCGCTCGTACCGGTCCTGCGCCGCCGCCAGGTCGCGCGTGGCGTACAGGGTGCTGCCGTCCTTCTTCTTCAGGAGGATGGGCGGCTCGTTGTCCGCGTAGGGCAGGTCCACCACCAGCGCGCCCTCGGACTCCTTCACGCCGGGCTTCTTCGCGATCTGCTCGATGACCGCGTCCATCTTCCCCTGGTAGCGGCTCTCGCCCTCGATGTGCTCGAACTCGATGCCCATCCGCTCGTAGATCTTCCGGAAGCCCTTGATGCTGGTCTCCCGGAACTGGCTCCACATCTTCAGGGCCTCGGCGTCACCGGCCTCCATGCGGCGGAAGAACTCGCGGGCCTTCTCGTCGAACTCGGGCTCGGCCTCGGCGCGCTTGTTGGCCTTGACGTACACCTCGACCAGGTGGCCCATGTCGTCGATGCGCGCCGGGTCGCCGTACTCCTGGAAGCCCACGGCCACGAGGCCGAACTGCTTGCCCCAGTCCCCCAGGTAGTTGATGCCCTCCACCTTCCAGCCCAGCGCCCGGTAGATGTTGGCGATGCAGTGGCCGAGGAACGTGGTGCGGATGTGGTGGAAGCCGATGGGCTTGGCGATGTTGGGTGACGAGTAGTCGATGGTCACCGTCTTGCCGCGTCCCGCCTCCGGGTCTCCGCCGTAGGACAGGCCGGCGGCGCGCGCGGCGTCGATGACCTCCGCGGTGAAGGGGAGGGGAGCGAAGCGGGCGTTGACGTAGGGGCCCACCGCCTTGATTTCGAGCCCCGGCACGCTGACCGACTGGGCGAGCCCGGCGGCGATGGCGGGCGGAGCCTTCTTCTGCGCCTTGGCGAGGGGGAAGGTGGCGAAGCTCAGGTCACCGTGCGCGGGCTCGGCGGGCTTGATCTGGGCTTCGATGTCGGAAGCGGGCACTCCCAGGGCGGTGGCGAGGCCCTGGG
The nucleotide sequence above comes from Pyxidicoccus xibeiensis. Encoded proteins:
- the argS gene encoding arginine--tRNA ligase, whose protein sequence is MSSSVYSRYRAAFAQGLATALGVPASDIEAQIKPAEPAHGDLSFATFPLAKAQKKAPPAIAAGLAQSVSVPGLEIKAVGPYVNARFAPLPFTAEVIDAARAAGLSYGGDPEAGRGKTVTIDYSSPNIAKPIGFHHIRTTFLGHCIANIYRALGWKVEGINYLGDWGKQFGLVAVGFQEYGDPARIDDMGHLVEVYVKANKRAEAEPEFDEKAREFFRRMEAGDAEALKMWSQFRETSIKGFRKIYERMGIEFEHIEGESRYQGKMDAVIEQIAKKPGVKESEGALVVDLPYADNEPPILLKKKDGSTLYATRDLAAAQDRYERFHFDKSLYVVAQDQALHFRQVFRTLKEMGHPWADRVVHVAFGRIGGMSTRLGRLVHLTDVLDEAKERASAIVKKNIEEGRLHTDDPDKLSEQIGLGSVVFGDLKHNRASDYTFNWDEVVSLDGHTGAYLQYAHARTVNVLRKGGGAPASYDASLLTLPEEQALLREIMRLPEVVRNAAEDYEPSLIARLLLDVAAVFSRFYTLGNQDREKRIIVEDNDALRAARLALTDATRVTLAAGLTLLGIPTPDNM